In the Deferribacter desulfuricans SSM1 genome, AAAGAAGGTGCAAATATCGTTTCTGCTGCTTTTGGCGGCGGTTTAACTTGGGCTGCAACAGTATTTACTATATAGTAATTATCGGGGGTTAATATGTCAAAAATTGCTGCGGTATTCCCTGGACAAGGGTCTCAGTATGTTGGGATGGGTAAAGATTTTTTTGATAAATTTGAAGAATATAAGGTTTTAATAGAAAAGGCAGATGAAATTTTAAAATATGATTTATCAAAGTTGATGTTTGATGGACCGGAAGAGGAACTGAGGCTTACTTATAATACACAACCTGCTCTATTGGTTATGAGTGTTGGTATATTTAACCTGATAAAAGATAAAATAAACTTTGATGGATTTGCAGGACACTCTTTAGGTGAATATTCTGCAGTTGTTGCTGCTGGTGGGCTTACTTTTGAAGATGCGTTACTTGCTGTGCATAACAGAGGCAAATTTATGCAGGAAGCTGTGCCTGTAGGTGTTGGTGCAATGGCTGCTGTTATTGGAGCTAATGTTGAAGATGTAGAAAGATTATGTATTAGTATTAGTAAAGAAGGTTTTTTAGTTGAACCAGCAAATTATAATTCATCAAATCAGATTGTGGTAGCTGGTCATAGTGATGCTGTGGAAGAGTTTATGAGTAGGGCGAAAGAGATAAGTGCAAAAAGAGTCGTTAAACTTCCTGTAAGTGCACCTTTCCATTGTGCTTTGATGAAACCAGCAGAAGAGAAAATGAAAAATTATCTTGAGAAGGTGAGATTTTCAGATATTGATAAACCTGTTTATTCTAACGTGACCGCTGATTTAGAGTTTAAAGCTACTGAAATTAAAGAAAACTTGATTAAACAGGTTTCGTCCCCAGTTAGGTGGAGCCAGTTAATTGAGAAGATGATTGAAGATGGATTCACAACTTTTGTGGAAATTGGAGCAGGAAATGTGTTGACAGGTTTAATAAAAAAAATTAACAGACAAGTTAAAACTGTAAATATTTCAAAAGTTGAGGATTTGGGTAAGCTGGAGGATATATGATTTTAAAAGATAAAGTTGCTTTGGTTACTGGTGGCTCAAGGGGGATAGGTAGAGCAGTTGCTATTAAACTTGCACAACTTGGGTGTAAAGTTGCAATTAACTACTCTTCAAACGAGCAGAAAGCAAAAGAAGTAGCAGATTACATAAAAAATACTCTTTCAGGTGAGTGTATTATTTATAAAGGTAATGTTGCAGATGAAGAAGAAGTAAAAGGGATGGTAAAATTTATAGAAAATGAGTTCGGGGCTATTGATATCTTGGTAAATAATGCTGGGATAACAAAAGATAATATTATTTTGCGATTAAAAACAGCAGACTTTGATGAAGTATTTAATGTAAATATAAAAGGTGCGTTTAACTGTATAAAAGCAGTAGCCAGAGGTATGATGAAGAAACGTTATGGTAAAATTATCAATATTAGTAGTGTGGTAGGGTTTACTGGCAATATTGGTCAGGCAAATTATGTGGTTACTAAGAGTGGACTTATTGGGCTTACTAAAAGTGTTGCGCTAGAACTTGCAACTAGAGGTATACGTGTTAATGCTGTAGCCCCAGGATTTATAGATACAGAGATGACTCAGAGTTTGTCTATAGATGTGAAAGATGAAATGCTCAAAAAAATCCCTTTGGGTTATTTTGGTAAACCAGAGGATGTAGCAAATGCGGTAGCATTTTTAGCTTCCCCTGAATCTGATTATATTACCGGCACAACAATACATGTAAATGGTGGCATGTATTTTAGTTAATAAAAAATAGGAGGAACAGATGGCAGATATTGAAGCAAAGGTAAAAAAAATTATTGCAGAGCAACTTAATATTGAAGAAGACGAGATTAAACCAGAATCATCTTTTGTAGATGATTTAGGAGCTGATTCTCTTGATACTGTTGAGCTCATTATGGCTTTTGAAGAGGAATTTGGAATGGAAATCCCTGATGAGGAAGCTGAAAAAATAAAAACAGTACAAGATGCAATAGACTATATTAAAGCTCATATGGAGTAGAAGGGTTACCCCTTCTACTTTTACAACAGCATATTATTAGGTTTTGTTTTAGATAGAATCTAGTAATATGTTGTTAATCTATAAAATGAATATTAGGAGGAATTTGTGAATAAAAGAGTTGTTATTACGGGAATAGGCTTAGTTACTCCCTTAGGCATAGGGGTAGAAGAAAATTGGAAGAATATTTTAGAAGGGAAGTCTGGAATTGGTTATATTTCAAGGTTTGATGCCTCTGAGTTTCCGGTGAAAATAGCTGCAGAGGTAAAAGATTTTAATAAAGAAGAATATGTAGATAAAAGAGATATAAAACGATTTGATGAGTTTATTGTTCTTGCGTTGGTTGCTGCAGAGCTAGCTGCAAGGGATGCAAATTTAAATTTTGGGAATATAGACCATGAAGAAGCGGGAGCAATAATAGGATCAGGGATAGGTGGTTTTAAAACTATAGAAGATCAGCATGCTGTATATATGCAGAAAGGGTATAGGAGAGTTTCTCCATTTTTCATCCCTTCTGCTATTATCAATATGGGAAGTGGTGCAATATCTATCCGTTACGGTTTAAAAGGGCCAAACAGTAGTGTTGTTACTGCTTGTGCGACAGGGACTCACGCTGTAGGTGATGCTTTTAAGATTATTCAAAGAGGTGATGCTAAAATTATGTTTGCTGGTGGTGCAGAAAGTGCCATAACTCCACTTGCAGT is a window encoding:
- the fabD gene encoding ACP S-malonyltransferase, with translation MSKIAAVFPGQGSQYVGMGKDFFDKFEEYKVLIEKADEILKYDLSKLMFDGPEEELRLTYNTQPALLVMSVGIFNLIKDKINFDGFAGHSLGEYSAVVAAGGLTFEDALLAVHNRGKFMQEAVPVGVGAMAAVIGANVEDVERLCISISKEGFLVEPANYNSSNQIVVAGHSDAVEEFMSRAKEISAKRVVKLPVSAPFHCALMKPAEEKMKNYLEKVRFSDIDKPVYSNVTADLEFKATEIKENLIKQVSSPVRWSQLIEKMIEDGFTTFVEIGAGNVLTGLIKKINRQVKTVNISKVEDLGKLEDI
- the fabG gene encoding 3-oxoacyl-[acyl-carrier-protein] reductase yields the protein MLKDKVALVTGGSRGIGRAVAIKLAQLGCKVAINYSSNEQKAKEVADYIKNTLSGECIIYKGNVADEEEVKGMVKFIENEFGAIDILVNNAGITKDNIILRLKTADFDEVFNVNIKGAFNCIKAVARGMMKKRYGKIINISSVVGFTGNIGQANYVVTKSGLIGLTKSVALELATRGIRVNAVAPGFIDTEMTQSLSIDVKDEMLKKIPLGYFGKPEDVANAVAFLASPESDYITGTTIHVNGGMYFS
- the acpP gene encoding acyl carrier protein gives rise to the protein MADIEAKVKKIIAEQLNIEEDEIKPESSFVDDLGADSLDTVELIMAFEEEFGMEIPDEEAEKIKTVQDAIDYIKAHME